TCAGAGGTGGCTTTTTGTTATAACGGGCCTGCCGCTATTTTATAGGCGAATTGGGTATTATTAGTTCACAATGCCTTATCTTAGCCGCCTGTTTTTCCGAAATAACCGTCAAAAAAAATTATTTTCAGATGGATTTTAAACAAATTCAGGAGTTGATCAAGATGATCAACAAATCCAACATCGGCGAAGTAAGCATCGAGGAGAAAGGATTCAAGCTGACCATCAAGCAGAAAGAAGAACCAGCCCAGAACGTAATTGCTGCCCCTGTGCATGCTGCCATGCCTGCCTATGCTCCACCTGCAGTAGCTGCACCCCAGCCTGCCGCCGCATCAAACCCAGCAGCTCCTGCAACCAAAGCTGCAGAACCCGCCGCAGACAACCTCATTACTATCAAGAGCCCGATGATAGGAACTTTCTACCGCAGCCCGGCCCCCGGCAAACCTGTATTTGTAGAAGTAGGCTCAGAAATTGCTCCCGGTAAAGTAGTCTGCATTATCGAGGCAATGAAACTCTTCAATGAAATTGAAAGCGAAGTATCCGGTAAAATCGTGAAAATCCTGGTGGACGACGCTTCACCGGTTGAATACGATCAGCCGCTGTTCCTCGTTGAACCTGCCTGATAAGGTTTTTTCGCTTGTCAAATTTTCAAAAAGAATGCATGTTTAAAAAGATATTAATCGCTAATCGTGGAGAGATAGCCCTGCGGGTGATCCGTACCTGTCGTGAGATGGGTATCAAAACCGTAGCTGTTTATTCCACCGCAGACAAAGACAGCCTGCACGTTAAGTTTGCAGATGAAGCTGTTTGTATCGGCCGCCCTGCCGGTGCCGACAGTTATCTGAACATCGCACATATCATGGCCGCAGCCGAGATCACCAATGCGGATGGCATCCACCCGGGATATGGATTCCTGGCCGAGAATGCCCGCTTTGCGGAGATCTGCGGTGAACATAATATCAAATTCATCGGACCCACTCCTGATCAGATCCGCTCCATGGGAGATAAGATCACTGCCAAAGAAACCATGATCCGCGCAGGCGTACCCGTGGTTCCCGGTGGTGAAGGTCTGCTCGAAAGCCTCGAAGAAGCCAAGGCCATGGCGAAAGACATTGGCTATCCCATCATCCTCAAAGCTACTGCCGGTGGCGGTGGTAAAGGTATGAGGGTGGTATTCAAAGAAGAAGATCTGGAACATAACTACAATACTGCCAAAGTGGAAGCCGGCGCTGCTTTCAAGAATGACGGCATCTACATGGAGAAATTCGTGGAAGAGCCCCGTCACATCGAGATCCAGATCGCAGGCGACCGCTACGGAAAAGTTTGTCATCTCAGTGAGCGGGACTGCTCCATTCAGCGCCGTCACCAGAAACTGGTGGAAGAGTCTCCATCTCCTTTCATGACTGAAGAACTGCGTCAGCGCATGGGCGATGCGGCTATCAAAGCTGCTTCCGCAATCGGTTATGAGAGTGTGGGCACTATCGAGTTCCTGGTTGACAAGCATCGCAATTTCTACTTCATGGAAATGAACACACGTATCCAGGTAGAGCATTGCGTTACAGAAGAAGTGACCAACTTCGATCTCATCAAGGAACAGATCAAGATCGCTATGGGCGAGCCTATCAGCGGAAAGAACTACGAGCCCCAGATGCATGCCATCGAGTGCCGTATCAATGCCGAAGATCCCTATAACGATTTCCGTCCGAGCCCCGGCCGCATCACTACGCTGCATCAGCCCGGCGGTCACGGTATCCGCATCGATTCGCATGTGTACGCCGGTTATGTGATCCCTCCTTATTATGATTCTATGATCGCAAAGATCATTGCGGTTGCACGTACACGTGAGGAAGCCATCAACACCATGAGCCGCGCCCTCAGTGAATATGTGATCGAAGGAGTGAAAACAACCATTCCTTTCCATCAGCAACTGATGAGGAATGAAGATTTCCGCGCAGGAAACTTCAATACCAAATTCCTCGAAGGTTTCAAGATGGTATAAGTCAGGTTTACAAAGTTTATCTCAATAGAAACGAGGTTGCCACTTGCGGGACAACCTCGTTCTCTTTTATACTGTGTATAGTTGTTATCTCATCCAGAATGCCGGTGGCTCAATGCCCAGCGCTCGCAGGTACACATATCCCTGGCCGCGGTGATGCACTTCATTATCGATAAAATACAAAAGTGTACCATATAACGGTCCCTCATACTCGCCGAAGGCCAGATCATTGTCCTGGAAGCGATAGGGTGGGATCTTGTTCCAGATCTCTTCGATGGTTTCGGTGGTATCGTCCCATGCCTTGAGCAGTTCATCTTTTGTTTTGTAGGTCTGTTCCCTCCATTCCAGTTTTTCCCAGATGCCGGTAGCAAGCCCTTTTACGCCGGGGCCGCTCATCTTGATCATCTCTTCTGCCATCAGTGCGAAGGAACGCATGCCTCCAATGCTGAACTCGAACAATTCTTTTTCAGGAAATGCTGCAATTACACGCCGGGTGAGACGTCTATGTCCCTGCCATTGATCCAATACCTGACGGGCTGTAATTACCTGGGCGGTTGCTGTGCGTACCATATGATTATTTTTAAGAGTTTAAATTGATTTGCTGATACAAAGATGGGATGGGGTAGTGACAGCCTTATGTCAGTATGAATATACAAAAATAAAAAAAGCGCCGGAGGGCGCTTTTATAAGTGGTCCACGTTCAAGTGGCTATGGTTTCAGACTATTTGGATTCTTTTTCTTTCGCTTTTTCGCCTTTTACTTTATCCTTCCTGTCTTTCCAATGTTTTTTGTCGCCTTTCCTGTGCTCTTTTGCTTTTTCTCCCCACTGTTTCATTTTCTCTCTTTGCTCGGGAGTGAGGATGGCATCGGTCTTTTCTTTCCTTTCTTTCATGATAGCGGCTCCCCTGGTGCCGCGTTCTTCCTGGCTAAGGCTTTTATCGTCACGCAATGCCTGCATTTTTGCTTTGGTGTCTGCATTGATGGCTTTCATCTTTTCACTTTGTTCCTGGGAGAGGTTCAGTTCTTCCTTCATTTTGGCTCTGGCCTCAGACTTATGATGAGAACGGATAGTGTCTCTTTTTTCCTGGGCAGATGCAGCAAATTGAACACCAATCACTGCAAGGGCCAATACGATGATTTTTTTCATCTGTTTATTTTTTATTGTTTTTAATGGTCAGATGGAATGCCTGAAATGTTCATTCAAAGGGATGCTACATTTATGGGCATTTCATGTATACCTTTTTTGATGAGAGATAATATTGTTCTGCGGGCCCCGTGGGGTGCAGTACTTAGAGGGGAAAGCAGGCCGGAAGTTTAATGTGGGTATCAGAAATCCTGCGACAGCTCATCTACTTTGTTCTCAACGCCGTAGAAGGATGCCAGTTTGCGGATCACGCCTTCTACCAGTGCATCGGGGCAACTGGCGCCGCTGGTGATCAGGATCCTGGCAGGCGAAGAAGCAGGGAGATAGTCCACCACAAACTGCTCATCTTTCTGGTGATAATTGTAATGAAGGATATTCTTGCCGTTGATCAGTTTCTCTTCAGAGTTGATGAAATAAGTAGGCAGTTTGAGCTCGCAGAGCTCTACCAGGTGTGTACTGTTGCTTGAATTGTATCCGCCCACCACGATGGCCATATCGGCCGGAGTGTGGAGCATATGTGTAACGGCGGTCTGGTTGTCGTTAGTGGCGTAGCAGAGCGTATCGCGGGTATCGGCAAATCGTTCCCCGATAGTCTTTTCATCGAGATCATAATGATTGCTGATGGTTTGTTTGAGGTAATCGGCAATGGCCTGTGTATCGGTGGCCAGCTGTGTGGTTTGGTTCACCACGCCGATACGCTGCAGGTCTTTGGTTACATCGAAACCTTCAGAGAAGCGGCCTGCAAACAGGGTGTAGAATTCATCAGGATCGGCAGTGCCGGTGATGAATGCGGCCAGTAATTCTGCTTCCTTCATATCGTTCACCACCACTGCAGGTGCATTGTAAGCGGCGTGTGAAAATGTGGCGCGGGTTTCTTCATGTTTCGGTTTGCCGTGGATCACGATGCTGTAGCCTTTTTTGGCGATCTGCTCGCTTCTGTTCCAGACCTTCTCCACGAACGGGCAGGTAGTATTGTATTTTTCTGTAGGGATGCCCAGCTGATTGAGTTTTTCTTCAATGGCCAGCGTAGTGCCGAAGGCCGGGATGATCACCACATCATCAGCAGTGAGCTGCTCGAAGGGGATGAGCTGTTTCCCGTAAGTGTCCTGTAAAAACTCAACGCCCTTTTCGATCAGGTCTGCATTCACCTGCGGGTTGTGGATCATTTCGCTGAGGAGGAAAATGCGTTTGCCGGGATTCTCTTCGATAGTGCGGAAAGAAATCTCGATGGCATTTTCCACGCCATAGCAGAAACCGAAATGCCGCGCCAGGAAGATCTGTAAAGGACCGAAGTTGAGCAGGGTAGGCGTGAAGTCTTTCTTCATTTTATCCTGCTGCTTGCGTTTGTTCTTTACAGCGCTGATAAGCGGACTGCGGTAAATGACCGGAACGTTGAAGGTTTTCATCCCGGCAAAGGTAGGAAATAAGAATCTTTCAAAGCTTATCTGTGCGCCACTAACAGGCGTAGTGCCGGCAGGCATATATTTATGAATTATATTCGCAATATGGCTAGAAAATTCCCTGCA
This portion of the Pseudobacter ginsenosidimutans genome encodes:
- a CDS encoding 4-hydroxy-3-methylbut-2-enyl diphosphate reductase encodes the protein MPAGTTPVSGAQISFERFLFPTFAGMKTFNVPVIYRSPLISAVKNKRKQQDKMKKDFTPTLLNFGPLQIFLARHFGFCYGVENAIEISFRTIEENPGKRIFLLSEMIHNPQVNADLIEKGVEFLQDTYGKQLIPFEQLTADDVVIIPAFGTTLAIEEKLNQLGIPTEKYNTTCPFVEKVWNRSEQIAKKGYSIVIHGKPKHEETRATFSHAAYNAPAVVVNDMKEAELLAAFITGTADPDEFYTLFAGRFSEGFDVTKDLQRIGVVNQTTQLATDTQAIADYLKQTISNHYDLDEKTIGERFADTRDTLCYATNDNQTAVTHMLHTPADMAIVVGGYNSSNSTHLVELCELKLPTYFINSEEKLINGKNILHYNYHQKDEQFVVDYLPASSPARILITSGASCPDALVEGVIRKLASFYGVENKVDELSQDF
- the accC gene encoding acetyl-CoA carboxylase biotin carboxylase subunit, with amino-acid sequence MFKKILIANRGEIALRVIRTCREMGIKTVAVYSTADKDSLHVKFADEAVCIGRPAGADSYLNIAHIMAAAEITNADGIHPGYGFLAENARFAEICGEHNIKFIGPTPDQIRSMGDKITAKETMIRAGVPVVPGGEGLLESLEEAKAMAKDIGYPIILKATAGGGGKGMRVVFKEEDLEHNYNTAKVEAGAAFKNDGIYMEKFVEEPRHIEIQIAGDRYGKVCHLSERDCSIQRRHQKLVEESPSPFMTEELRQRMGDAAIKAASAIGYESVGTIEFLVDKHRNFYFMEMNTRIQVEHCVTEEVTNFDLIKEQIKIAMGEPISGKNYEPQMHAIECRINAEDPYNDFRPSPGRITTLHQPGGHGIRIDSHVYAGYVIPPYYDSMIAKIIAVARTREEAINTMSRALSEYVIEGVKTTIPFHQQLMRNEDFRAGNFNTKFLEGFKMV
- the accB gene encoding acetyl-CoA carboxylase biotin carboxyl carrier protein; this translates as MDFKQIQELIKMINKSNIGEVSIEEKGFKLTIKQKEEPAQNVIAAPVHAAMPAYAPPAVAAPQPAAASNPAAPATKAAEPAADNLITIKSPMIGTFYRSPAPGKPVFVEVGSEIAPGKVVCIIEAMKLFNEIESEVSGKIVKILVDDASPVEYDQPLFLVEPA
- a CDS encoding DinB family protein; the protein is MVRTATAQVITARQVLDQWQGHRRLTRRVIAAFPEKELFEFSIGGMRSFALMAEEMIKMSGPGVKGLATGIWEKLEWREQTYKTKDELLKAWDDTTETIEEIWNKIPPYRFQDNDLAFGEYEGPLYGTLLYFIDNEVHHRGQGYVYLRALGIEPPAFWMR